In Aspergillus fumigatus Af293 chromosome 2, whole genome shotgun sequence, a genomic segment contains:
- a CDS encoding transcription factor domain-containing protein has protein sequence MELKWVADTPQSRSRKRALRACSGCQRKKVSSYSSTNLPLPLPCALALYQAQALLGDELEHTAHHSNSNQHPDGPSSPLRGAGPTKSAILTSVSHDNSRAERFVGDLNPEAVIREKLDGASGSRFRDRIGLWISSQSSDGHGHDTACDVNTARQSRHSQSVASLLQERYSSALNACHRLPSSTRDQLIAIFFSRIHPILPLIDKDSFLRAYYHGSASVFLERAICLVAAKDQAASSFLRTSINGPLSTPRQFGSEIYTGLVVAMDAGLESDRITRIRTLALMSLHCEGHEGAEAASMHLCRAIHEAQTAGLHLNRPDRVQGDSLSRLFWCLWTLDKMHASIGGRPVLLADRDIGLRKPIVNTSHPKTTFDVWFAISDLLSSVISFYRPSADPTVGWETSFPSFEELMGDNFGEELDFTMLSFLEVYYQAVAILSCRSRMHDRSQDSNSSIRQGLAAVRIHSIVATECAQDLPPLPIIPYALSLSMSVSYQQFRSSRLITHFNRAKASLEACCSLLESMSIYWYSAEAMARLGRRALHEINVAKPSLQRSQGQGVQRLMDPGSVPSASNAVTHASTTQLATDNHSPGVSGRAPAPVAPQGDPVELPADLQRVQENRQGALEDIDVLFGDFLDLSLPTNFWDPVFLTEENGST, from the exons ATGGAACTCAAATGGGTTGCTGATACTCCCCAATCGCGAAGTCGCAAACGAGCCCTTCGAGCATGCTCAGGTTGCCAGCGAAAAAAGGTATCATCTTACTCTTCAACCAaccttcctctccctctGCCGTGTGCTTTAGCCCTCT ATCAGGCGCAAGCTCTCCTGGGAGATGAGCTTGAGCATACTGCTCATCATTCCAACAGCAATCAGCACCCAGACGGACCATCATCCCCTCTGCGCGGCGCTGGGCCAACGAAGTCTGCCATTTTGACATCTGTATCGCATGACAATTCTAGAGCAGAACGCTTTGTGGGAGATCTCAATCCAGAAGCTGTGATTCGCGAGAAATTGGATGGCGCATCTGGCAGCCGCTTTCGAGATCGAATTGGCCTTTGGATTAGCTCACAAAGCAGTGATGGCCACGGACATGATACAGCATGTGATGTGAACACTGCTCGGCAGAGTCGACATTCCCAGTCTGTTGCCTCTCTATTACAAGAGCGATATTCATCAGCTTTGAATGCTTGTCATCGTCTGCCTTCGTCGACTCGGGACCAGCTGATTGCCATCTTTTTCTCCAGGATCCATCCTATTCTCCCGCTTATTGATAAAGATTCCTTTCTTCGTGCCTACTACCATGGAAGTGCGTCCGTGTTCCTGGAGCGGGCAATTTGCCTTGTGGCCGCCAAGGATCAAGCCGCCAGCTCGTTTCTTCGTACAAGCATTAACGGTCCTCTCAGTACACCTCGACAGTTTGGTTCCGAGATTTACACTGGACTAGTTGTCGCGATGGACGCCGGGCTCGAGTCAGACCGAATCACCCGCATACGTACATTAGCGCTGATGTCTTTACATTGTGAAGGCCACGAAGGCGCAGAGGCTGCATCTATGCATCTGTGTCGGGCTATCCACGAGGCTCAGACCGCAGGTCTGCACCTGAACAGACCTGATCGAGTACAAGGGGATTCTCTCTCGCGACTATTCTGGTGCCTCTGGACTTTGGATAAGATGCACGCAAGCATAGGGGGCCGTCCAGTACTCCTTGCTGACCGGGACATTGGACTGAGGAAACCCATTGTCAATACCTCTCATCCTAAGACTACATTCGACGTGTGGTTTGCCATCTCGGATTTGCTCTCGAGTGTGATCTCATTCTATAGGCCATCTGCGGATCCTACCGTCGGTTGGGAAACCAGCTTTCCGTCTTTTGAGGAGCTCATGGGTGACAACTTCGGGGAGGAACTGGACTTTACCATGTTGA GCTTCCTTGAAGTGTATTATCAAGCCGTCGCCATTCTTTCGTGCAGATCCAGGATGCATGATCGCTCACAAGACTCGAATTCAAGTATCCGACAAGGTCTCGCCGCCGTCCGGATACACTCCATTGTAGCAACTGAATGTGCCCAAGATTTGCCCCCTCTCCCCATCATTCCATACGCCCTATCGCTTTCCATGAGCGTCTCCTATCAGCAATTTCGATCAAGTAGGCTGATCACCCATTTTAACCGAGCGAAAGCCAGTTTAGAGGCGTGCTGTTCGCTGTTGGAGAGTATGAGTATCTACTGGTACTCTGCAGAGGCAATGGCACGTCTGGGACGTAGAGCCTTGCATGAAATTAACGTGGCAAAGCCTAGCCTGCAGCGATCTCAGGGACAGGGAGTTCAGCGGCTGATGGACCCTGGAAGCGTACCATCAGCGTCAAATGCAGTAACACATGCTTCTACCACGCAGCTAGCGACTGACAATCATAGCCCTGGCGTTTCTGGACGTGCCCCCGCACCTGTTGCACCACAAGGAGATCCTGTGGAATTGCCGGCAGATCTTCAGAGAGTTCAGGAAAACCGGCAGGGTGCTCTTGAAGATATTGACGTGCTTTTTGGTGACTTCCTTGACCTGTCCTTACCAACGAACTTCTGGGACCCAGTCTTTCTCACCGAGGAGAATGGTAGCACGTGA
- a CDS encoding putative alpha-1,3-glucanase/mutanase, which yields MTEHPMPVPTISDFLPPACIAGTGEGAILGLCLYTCSFGYCPINLCTCTKTGPLIQPPAQSKSAGMAAPSQPKKFDHLCDFTCCRGYRYWPPGTCILEAEQEIMEAIATSSYNISDFAAFNLTILVTVLTGEDGCNADQKRQIRLGWVESWKIMNYIYKGGQGWH from the coding sequence ATGACAGAGCATCCCATGCCGGTGCCAACAATCTCGGACTTTCTGCCGCCAGCCTGCATTGCTGGCACTGGAGAAGGCGCAATCCTTGGATTGTGTTTGTATACATGCAGCTTCGGCTACTGTCCCATCAATCTTTGTACCTGTACTAAAACAGGCCCACTTATACAACCGCCAGCCCAGAGCAAGAGTGCTGGTATGGCAGCTCCCAGCCAGCCTAAGAAGTTTGACCACCTCTGTGATTTCACTTGTTGCAGAGGCTACCGCTACTGGCCACCTGGAACCTGTATATTGGAGGCGGAGCAGGAAATTATGGAGGCGATTGCCACGAGCAGTTATAATATTTCTGACTTCGCCGCCTTTAATCTTACCATCCTAGTGACGGTGCTAACTGGCGAGGATGGGTGCAACGCTGACCAGAAAAGGCAGATCAGACTGGGCTGGGTAGAGTCCTGGAAGATCATGAATTACATATATAAAGGTGGCCAAGGCTGGCATTGA
- the atg22-1 gene encoding putative autophagy protein Atg22 — protein MRAGHETETSIMRPQYPGDDIRPTSKKELAGWYSYGWAAEVFTVCAMGSFLPITLEQMARDRGVLFSDKVTPCSATLNGPSRMSIQARWTLSSRYDAGRPTVANQCVVYIFGVEINTASFAMYTFSVSVFIQAILIISMSGAADHGSHRKLLLMAFAVIGSVSTMLFLGVVPKIYMVGAVIAIIANTCFGASFVLLNSFLPLLVRHHPSVLRSAREPRPALDDSRAQEGHSDTTNGIEHGIESNVTSPLLHARQGNGENAEADMHPATHITVSQELKVSTRISSFGIGIGYIGAIILQIVCILVVIATNQTTYSLRLVLFLIGLWWFIFSIPAALWLRSRPGPPLATTHHGKHTRSWIGYMAYSWKSLYRTAVRTRHLKDILLFLAAWLLLSDGIATVSGTAVLFAKTQLNMQPAALGLINVIAMVAGVLGAFSWGSFSRVFNLSASQTIIACILLFELVPLYGLLGFIPAIKSLGFLGLQQPWEMFPLGIVYGLVMGGLSSYCRSFFGELIPPGNEAAFYALYAITDKGSSIFGPTIVGIITDRYGEIRPAFVFLAILIFLPLPLMLLVDVERGKRDALALAAELQPSGAQTYGTLPTNEDRAPPSEL, from the exons ATGCGGGCTGGCCATGAAACCGAAACGAGCATCATGCGGCCGCAATACCCTGGGGATGATATTCGACCCACCAGTAAAAAGGAGCTCGCCGGATGGTATAGTTATGGCTGGGCAGCAGAGGTTTTTACAGTCTGCGCTATGG GTTCCTTCCTCCCCATTACCCTGGAGCAAATGGCTCGCGACCGCGGTGTTCTTTTTTCCGATAAGGTGACACCCTGCAGTGCTACCTTGAATGGTCCATCGAGGATGTCCATCCAAGCCCGGTGGACGCTTTCTTCAAGATATGATGCCGGACGACCAACAGTGGCGAACCAGTGTGTGGTCTACATATTCGGTGTCGAGATAAATACTGCAAGTTTCGCAATGTATACATTCTCTGTGAGTGTCTTTATTCAAGCCATCTTAATCATATCGATGTCAGGAGCCGCAGACCATGGAAGTCATCGAAAGTTGCTTCTAATGGCTTTCGCTGTGATTGGCTCGGTCTCCACAATGCTCTTTCTGGGTGTAGTGCCTAAGATCTATATGGTGGGGGCAGTGATTGCGATTATTGCAAACACATGCTTTGGTGCCTCCTTTGTGCTTTTGAATTCATTCCTACCTCTGTTGGTACGCCATCATCCTTCTGTGCTTCGGAGTGCTCGTGAACCGCGCCCTGCTTTGGATGATTCTCGCGCCCAAGAAGGTCATTCTGATACCACAAACGGTATTGAACATGGCATTGAGTCTAACGTCACCTCGCCTCTGCTTCATGCCCGTCAGGGAAATGGCGAAAACGCCGAAGCGGACATGCATCCTGCAACTCACATTACAGTTTCTCAAGAGCTGAAAGTATCAACCCGGATATCTTCTTTTGGAATTGGGATTGGCTACATCGGTGCTATTATCCTACAAATCGTCtgcatcctcgtcgtcatcgctACCAACCAAACTACGTACTCCCTGCGTCTCGTACTGTTTCTAATCGGGCTCTGGTGGTTTATTTTTTCAATACCTGCCGCGCTCTGGCTGCGATCTCGCCCAGGCCCCCCATTGGCTACCACTCATCACGGGAAGCACACCCGCTCTTGGATCGGTTACATGGCATATTCCTGGAAGTCGCTTTATCGGACAGCAGTGCGGACACGTCATCTTAAAGACATCTTACTGTTTCTCGCCgcttggcttcttctcagTGATGGAATTGCCACCGTCAGCGGGACTGCGGTACTCTTTGCAAAGACACAACTAAATATGCAACCCGCAGCTTTGGGACTAATCAATGTGATTGCAATGGTGGCCGGTGTCTTGGGGGCGTTTTCATGGGGCAGTTTTTCACGAGTATTCAATCTCAGCGCGTCGCAAACAATCATTGCATGCATTCTCTTGTTCGAGCTAGTGCCCCTCTATGGTCTTTTGGGATTTATTCCAGCAATAAAGAGCCTCGGGTTTTTGGGTCTCCAGCAGCCGTGGGAGATGTTCCCACTGGGGATTGTGTATGGGCTTGTCATGGGCGGTCTATCCTCTTACTGCCGCAGTTTCTTCGGAGAGTTGATACCTCCTGGCAACGAAGCAGCATTCTATGCGCTTTATGCCATTACTGACAAAGGTTCGAGCATTTTTGGGCCTACAATTGtcggcatcatcaccgaTCGCTACGGTGAAATTCGGCCGGCATTTGTGTTCCTTGCAATTTTGATATTTCTCCCGTTACCACTGATGCTCCTTGTGGATGTTGAACGAGGGAAGAGAGATGcgcttgctcttgctgcagAATTACAGCCATCAGGCGCTCAAACATACGGAACGCTTCCCACAAACGAGGACCGCGCACCGCCAAGTGAGCTATAG
- a CDS encoding uracil-DNA glycosylase, which produces MASPTGLKRTANHLSTPACDAKKPRANGSITSFFGAPKPKHGDTKTLTISSSSSNFNKDKWVASLTPEQQELLRLEIDTLHESWLSRLKEELVTPEFLGLKRFLKKEKESGAKIFPPENEIYSWSRHTPLDKVKVVIIGQDPYHNHNQAHGLAFSVRPPTPAPPSLVNIYTGIKNDYPTFQPPPNKGGLLIPWAERGVLMLNTCLTVRAHQAASHSNKGWERFTQKAIDTVARVRTNGVVFLAWGSPAGKRVAGINRQKHCVLQSVHPSPLSAHRGFFNNGHFKKCNEWLAKRYGPDGIIDWSLTPKTTGGSLATVSDQAPMIDQVKTSTSKVLDSNSSEESKVASDKRLDADGLLDEFDDDVDALEVLAAAEAAT; this is translated from the exons ATGGCCAGTCCGACAGGGCTCAAACGTACTGCTAACCATCTATCAACACCAGCGTGTGATGCGAAGAAGCCCAGAGCCAATGGCAGTATCACGTCCTTCTTTGGTGCCCCTAAGCCCAAGCATGGCGATACCAAAACATTGACCAtttcgtcctcttcctcgaaCTTCAACAAAGACAAATGGGTGGCATCATTGACTCCTGAGCAACAAGAACTCCTGCGACTGGAAATCGATACGTTACATGAAAGCTGGCTATCTAGActcaaggaggagctggtcaCGCCGGAATTCTTGGGGTTGAAGCGATTTttgaaaaaggagaaggagtcGGGTGCAAAGATCTTTCCTCCAGAGAATGAGATTTACTCTTG GTCTCGACATACGCCCTTGGATAAAGTGAAAgtggtcatcatcggccaAGATCCGTATCACAACCATAACCAGGCTCACGGTCTAGCATTCTCGGTTCGGCCCCCCACTCCTGCTCCTCCCTCTCTGGTGAACATCTATACCGGGATCAAAAATGACTACCCTACTTTCCAGCCCCCGCCAAACAAGGGTGGCCTTTTGATACCTTGGGCTGAGCGAGGAGTACTCATGCTCAACACCTGCTTAACAGTCCGCGCCCATCAGGCGGCAAGCCATTCAAACAAAGGATGGGAACGTTTCACTCAAAAGGCCATCGACACTGTCGCTCGAGTACGAACTAATGGTGTGGTTTTTCTGGCTTGGGGCTCGCCAGCAGGGAAGCGCGTAGCAGGTATCAACCGGCAAAAGCATTGCGTTTTGCAGTCGGTTCATCCTAGCCCGCTCAGCGCTCACAGAGGCTTT TTCAACAATGGCCATTTCAAAAAATGCAACGAGTGGCTCGCCAAACGCTATGGTCCGGATGGCATCATTGACTGGAGTCTGACCCCGAAAACGACAGGCGGCTCGCTTGCCACCGTCTCGGACCAAGCTCCTATGATTGACCAAGTGAAGACATCCACCTCGAAAGTGCTTGATTCGAATTCTTCCGAGGAGAGCAAAGTTGCTAGCGATAAACGTCTGGACGCTGACGGATTGCTTGATGAATttgacgatgatgtcgatGCACTTGAGGTTCTAGCTGCAGCTGAGGCTGCAACATGA
- the pdiA gene encoding protein disulfide isomerase PDI1, producing MRSFAPLVLSLLGASAVASADATADTTSDVVSLTKDSFKDFMKEHDLVLAEFYAPWCGHCKALAPKYEEAATELKGKNIPLVKVDCTEEEDLCKENGVEGYPTLKIFRGPDSSKPYQGARQADSIVSYMIKQSLPAVSTVTEENLEEIKTMDKIVVIGYFASDDKAANDVFTSFAESQRDNYLFAATSDSAIAKAEGVKQPSIVLYKDFDEKKAVYDGAIEQEAILSWVKTASTPLVGEIGPETYSSYITAGIPLAYIFAETKEERDQYAEDFKPVAEKHKGAINIATIDAKMFGAHAGNLNLDPQTFPAFAIQDPEKNAKYPYDQSREFNAKEIGKFIQDVLDGKVEPSIKSEPIPETQEGPVTVVVAHSYQDIVINNDKDVLLEFYAPWCGHCKALAPKYEELAALYAGDFKDKVTIAKIDATANDVPDSITGFPTIKLYPAGAKDSPVEYSGSRTVEDLANFIKENGKYKVDALVAASEKVEEGPDVTASPSATSTEAEAPAATGDEKGDHDEL from the exons ATGCGGTCTTTTGCTCCCTTGGTTTTAAGCCTTCTCGGGGCTAGCGCGGTAGCCTCTGCTGACGCGACAGCTGATACCACTTCCGATGTCGTCTCTCTAACCAAAGATTCGTTCAAGGATTTTATGAAAGAGCATGACTTGGTTCTGGCCGAGTTCTATGCGCCCTGGTGCGGCCACTGCAAGGCTCTAGCTCCTAAATATGAAGAGGCTGCTACTGAGCTCAAGGGGAAAAATATCCCCTTGGTCAAGGTCGATTGCACTGAGGAAGAGGACTTGTGCAAAGAAAACGGCGTCGAGGGCTATCCTACtctcaagatcttccgcgGCCCTGATTCCAGTAAGCCCTACCAGGGAGCTCGCCAGGCTGACTC GATTGTCTCCTACATGATCAAGCAGTCCCTACCCGCCGTCTCAACTGTCACTGAAGAGAacctcgaggagatcaagaccATGGATAAGATAGTTGTCATCGGTTACTTTGCCTCCGACGACAAGGCTGCCAATGATGTGTTCACCTCCTTTGCTGAATCTCAGAGAGACAACTACCTCTTTGCCGCAACCAGCGACTCAGCTATTGCCAAAGCGGAGGGTGTCAAGCAACCCTCCATCGTGCTCTACAAGGACTTTGACGAAAAGAAGGCTGTCTACGATGGAGCGATCGAGCAGGAAGCCATCCTCAGCTGGGTGAAGACTGCCAGCACCCCTCTTGTGGGTGAGATCGGCCCCGAGACCTACTCTAGCTATATTACG GCCGGTATCCCTCTGGCATACATCTTCGCTgagaccaaggaggagcgTGATCAGTATGCAGAGGACTTCAAGCCCGTTGCTGAGAAGCACAAGGGAGCCATCAACATCGCCACAATTGATGCCAAGATGTTCGGTGCCCACGCCGGAAACCTCAACCTTGACCCTCAGACATTCCCCGCTTTCGCTATCCAGGATCCGGAGAAGAACGCCAAGTACCCTTACGACCAGTCCAGGGAATTCAATGCCAAAGAAATCGGGAAGTTCATTCAAGATGTTCTTGATGGCAAGGTTGAGCCCAGCATCAAGTCTGAGCCTATTCCTGAAACCCAAGAAGGACCCGTCACAGTCGTGGTGGCTCACTCCTACCAGGATATTGTCATCAATAACGACAAGGACGTTCTCCTCGAATTCTACGCCCCATGGTGTGGACACTGTAAAGC TCTGGCTCCCAAGTATGAGGAGTTAGCGGCTCTCTATGCTGGCGACTTCAAAGATAAAGTCACCATTGCCAAGATTGATGCTACTGCCAACGATGTTCCGGATTCCATCACCGGGTTCCCTACCATCAAACTCTATCCCGCCGGTGCTAAGGATTCTCCCGTTGAGTATTCTGGCTCTCGTACTGTTGAGGATCTGGCGAacttcatcaaggagaacgGCAAGTACAAGGTCGACGCTCTTGTGGCTGCCTCAGAGAAGGTTGAAGAAGGGCCTGATGTTACCGCTTCTCCCTCAGCTACATCCACCGAGGCTGAAGCTCCTGCCGCTACTGGCGACGAGAAGGGCGACCATGATGAATTGTAG